In Mycoplasmopsis cynos, the following are encoded in one genomic region:
- the rplT gene encoding 50S ribosomal protein L20 — MARVKGGTVTRARRKKWLKLAKGYFGHKSIGYKVAKQAVVKSWTYAFRDRKQVKRNYRKLWISRINAATRAEGLSYSKFINGLKKVNVTINRKMLSELAIHEPKTFSMLIELAKKA; from the coding sequence ATGGCAAGAGTTAAAGGTGGAACAGTTACAAGAGCAAGACGTAAAAAATGATTAAAATTAGCTAAAGGTTACTTCGGACACAAATCAATTGGTTATAAAGTAGCTAAACAAGCAGTTGTTAAATCATGAACATATGCTTTCAGAGATAGAAAACAAGTAAAAAGAAATTACCGTAAATTATGAATTTCACGTATTAATGCAGCCACAAGAGCTGAGGGATTGAGTTATTCAAAATTTATTAATGGCCTTAAAAAAGTTAATGTTACAATTAACCGTAAAATGCTATCTGAATTAGCTATACATGAGCCAAAAACATTTTCTATGTTAATAGAATTAGCTAAAAAAGCTTAA
- the aspS gene encoding aspartate--tRNA ligase, translating into MNKNINNNELRPSDLGKMVRLYGWVQNKRKFGELNFVDLRDKFGITQLVFNSPITFTKESVLEVYGEVVLRKDINRDIATGEIEILVKEYKVLSQAVNELPFQIRDDIDVKEELRLQNRFLDLRRPIMQKTIALRNKVIFAIREFLQNENFLEIETPILSKATPEGARDFLVPTRKENSFYALPQSPQLFKQLLMISGFEKYFQIARCFRDEDSRKDRQPEFTQLDVEISFNDVEVLQTYIEKMFQHVMKKVLNIDIKIPFERIEYDECISKYGTDKPDFRYQNIIVDINNFCNNTEFNIIKNAPSKRLLKINEKITKKEFKILEEIAKKNGVNALFYFVVENNEIVHSNFASKVLNEVNLLVKTYEDKADGSYFITANKYDKASQALGAIRVELNSWYHWAKESFDFKWVTKFPMFEYDEESNTWAAAHHPFTQFDHSLDEVQKLDKSKIKAKSYDLVMNGFELGSGSARIFDAKTQEYVFDLIGLDKNAQKSKFSFFLKAFEYGVPPHCGIGLGIDRIIMLLAGHTTIRDVIAFPKNSKNEDIFTGAPSSVGEEQLDELYLDIKSKQ; encoded by the coding sequence ATGAATAAAAATATAAACAATAATGAGTTAAGACCTTCTGACTTAGGTAAAATGGTTAGACTTTATGGTTGAGTGCAAAATAAAAGAAAATTTGGTGAATTAAATTTTGTTGATTTAAGAGATAAATTTGGAATAACACAATTAGTATTTAATTCACCAATTACATTTACAAAAGAGTCTGTCTTGGAAGTATATGGAGAAGTTGTTTTAAGAAAAGATATTAATAGAGATATCGCTACTGGTGAGATAGAAATTTTGGTAAAAGAGTATAAAGTGTTATCGCAAGCGGTGAATGAACTGCCATTTCAAATTAGAGATGATATTGATGTTAAAGAAGAATTAAGACTTCAAAATCGTTTTTTAGATTTAAGAAGACCGATAATGCAAAAAACTATTGCATTAAGAAATAAAGTTATTTTTGCAATAAGGGAATTTTTGCAAAATGAGAATTTTTTAGAAATAGAAACTCCTATTTTATCAAAAGCAACTCCAGAAGGAGCAAGAGATTTTTTAGTACCTACTAGAAAAGAAAATAGTTTTTATGCACTCCCGCAAAGTCCACAATTATTTAAGCAATTGTTAATGATTTCTGGCTTTGAAAAATATTTCCAAATTGCTAGATGTTTTCGTGATGAAGACTCAAGAAAAGATCGACAACCTGAATTTACTCAATTAGATGTTGAAATTAGTTTTAATGATGTTGAAGTACTTCAAACATATATTGAAAAAATGTTTCAACATGTGATGAAAAAAGTCTTAAATATTGATATTAAAATTCCTTTTGAGCGAATTGAATATGATGAATGTATTTCAAAATATGGAACAGATAAACCAGATTTTAGATATCAAAATATAATTGTTGATATTAATAACTTTTGTAATAATACTGAGTTTAATATAATTAAAAATGCTCCATCAAAAAGATTATTGAAAATAAATGAAAAAATAACTAAAAAAGAATTTAAGATTTTAGAAGAAATAGCTAAGAAAAATGGAGTAAATGCTTTATTTTACTTTGTAGTTGAAAATAATGAAATTGTGCATTCTAATTTTGCTTCAAAAGTGTTGAATGAAGTGAATTTATTGGTAAAAACCTATGAAGATAAGGCTGATGGTTCATACTTTATAACTGCAAATAAATATGATAAAGCATCCCAAGCTCTTGGGGCGATAAGAGTTGAACTTAATTCATGATATCATTGGGCAAAAGAATCATTTGATTTTAAATGAGTAACCAAGTTCCCGATGTTTGAATATGATGAAGAGTCAAACACTTGAGCAGCAGCACATCATCCATTTACTCAATTTGATCATTCATTAGATGAAGTTCAAAAATTAGATAAATCAAAAATTAAAGCAAAGAGTTATGATTTAGTAATGAATGGTTTTGAATTAGGTTCAGGTTCTGCAAGAATTTTTGATGCAAAAACACAAGAATATGTTTTTGATCTAATTGGATTAGATAAAAATGCACAGAAAAGCAAATTCAGTTTCTTTTTAAAGGCCTTTGAATATGGAGTTCCGCCTCACTGTGGTATTGGATTAGGGATAGATAGAATAATTATGCTTTTAGCAGGTCACACTACAATACGTGATGTTATTGCATTTCCTAAAAATTCAAAAAATGAAGACATTTTTACAGGTGCTCCGTCAAGTGTTGGTGAGGAACAATTGGATGAACTTTATTTAGATATTAAATCTAAACAATAA
- a CDS encoding ABC transporter permease, which translates to MELVIGYAIFFFCILMLGTISGIFSERAGIVNIAINGFMIFGATIYAISSVIFTDFLKITSMWSQIALTVITVLGTMLFGLLFGLATVKLKSDQTISGFAINILALGVVSVVVLYITSRHQGGGTTIDSILKRRELAWSSEVGSFKNIISLKTFLVIIIAFGSWFALRKTRWGLRFRSVGENPQAADVAGINVNRVKWQALLIASAVAGIAGSFFAQNEVTIFANTKDIKGFGFIALAIMITSRWRISLSVVISLFFSFLLSFSEYGLNVLGNELALYKDLLTILPYLVTLIIMVASSRNSAGPAAAGIPYDKSKR; encoded by the coding sequence ATGGAATTAGTTATTGGATATGCTATATTTTTCTTCTGCATCTTAATGTTAGGAACAATTTCTGGAATTTTCTCTGAAAGAGCTGGAATAGTAAACATTGCTATTAATGGGTTTATGATCTTTGGAGCCACTATATATGCAATTTCTAGTGTAATATTCACTGACTTTTTAAAGATAACAAGTATGTGATCACAAATAGCGCTCACTGTTATCACAGTACTTGGAACAATGTTATTTGGTTTGTTATTCGGTTTAGCTACTGTAAAACTTAAATCTGACCAAACAATTTCTGGATTTGCTATTAATATTTTAGCCTTAGGTGTTGTATCAGTTGTGGTTTTATACATCACAAGTCGTCATCAAGGAGGCGGAACTACAATTGATTCAATTTTAAAAAGACGCGAATTAGCTTGATCATCAGAAGTTGGATCATTTAAAAATATCATTTCTTTAAAAACATTTTTAGTAATAATCATCGCTTTTGGTTCTTGATTTGCCTTAAGAAAAACTAGATGAGGATTAAGATTTAGATCAGTTGGTGAAAATCCACAAGCCGCTGATGTAGCTGGTATTAATGTAAATAGAGTAAAATGACAAGCTTTGCTTATTGCAAGTGCTGTTGCTGGAATTGCTGGTAGTTTCTTTGCACAAAATGAAGTTACCATTTTTGCTAATACAAAAGATATCAAAGGGTTTGGATTTATTGCATTAGCTATTATGATAACCTCAAGATGAAGAATTTCATTAAGTGTTGTTATTTCTTTATTCTTTTCATTCTTATTATCATTCTCAGAATATGGATTAAATGTCTTAGGAAATGAATTAGCACTTTACAAAGACTTATTAACTATCTTACCTTACTTAGTAACACTTATTATTATGGTCGCTTCTAGTCGAAATTCCGCTGGGCCAGCTGCGGCCGGTATTCCTTATGATAAGTCCAAAAGATAA
- the hisS gene encoding histidine--tRNA ligase: MFKKVKGTKDYSPVELFMRNVVTSIFVDKVRKSGFLEIETPIIEPLELFKRSSEQSEIVKKEMFEFSDKANRNLVLRPEGTASFIRAYVENKWFSLPNQKFYYYGPMFRYEQPQKGRYRQFYQAGIEIVGEKNYLKDVEAIYLGATILLELELPYILKINSIGDEASRAKYQEDLKKYLLPFKDQLSDISKERLDSGKVLRILDDKVDSKLDFMKNAPKISDYLSEESKTYFNNVQNSLDDLGIPFIVSNDLVRGLDYYDEIVFEFVYDTNNKSSQSTIIGGGRYSNLISDLGGPNLSSVGFGLGIDRLVDYLTSLEIFEKDFFEHSVNSFDIYIASTMNEENVNILFKKFYTPLIDISGIDLYFEYDVIKSNKAYERAKKYQAKIMISDDVKYKDLFFAKNLITNEKIYFAKNEEGLRTLFEFFLECEELDRINEEELYDLIEGDEDE; this comes from the coding sequence ATGTTTAAAAAAGTAAAAGGAACTAAAGATTATTCGCCTGTTGAATTATTTATGAGAAATGTAGTTACAAGTATTTTTGTAGATAAAGTAAGAAAATCAGGTTTTTTAGAAATAGAAACCCCAATAATTGAACCTCTTGAACTTTTTAAAAGAAGCTCTGAGCAATCAGAAATTGTAAAAAAAGAAATGTTTGAATTTTCTGATAAAGCAAATAGAAATTTAGTTTTAAGACCAGAAGGCACTGCTTCATTTATTAGAGCTTATGTTGAAAATAAGTGATTTAGCTTGCCGAATCAAAAATTTTATTATTATGGCCCTATGTTTCGTTATGAACAACCACAAAAGGGACGTTATCGTCAGTTTTATCAGGCAGGTATTGAGATTGTTGGAGAAAAAAATTATCTTAAAGATGTTGAAGCTATTTATTTAGGAGCCACTATATTATTAGAATTAGAATTACCATATATTTTGAAAATAAACTCAATTGGTGATGAAGCTTCTAGAGCAAAATACCAAGAAGATTTAAAAAAATATTTACTTCCTTTTAAAGATCAGTTATCTGATATTTCGAAAGAAAGATTAGATTCAGGGAAAGTTTTAAGAATTTTGGATGATAAAGTTGATTCCAAACTTGATTTTATGAAGAATGCCCCTAAAATTTCTGATTATTTATCTGAAGAATCAAAAACATATTTTAATAATGTACAAAACTCTTTAGATGATTTGGGTATTCCTTTTATAGTCTCAAATGATTTAGTTAGAGGTCTTGATTATTATGATGAAATTGTTTTTGAATTTGTTTATGATACAAATAATAAAAGTTCTCAATCAACAATTATTGGTGGGGGAAGATATTCAAACTTAATAAGTGATTTAGGCGGTCCTAATTTATCAAGTGTTGGTTTTGGTTTAGGAATTGATCGTTTGGTTGATTATTTGACAAGTTTAGAGATATTTGAAAAAGATTTTTTTGAGCATTCTGTAAATAGTTTTGATATTTATATTGCTTCAACAATGAATGAAGAAAATGTCAATATTTTATTTAAAAAGTTCTATACACCATTAATAGATATAAGCGGTATTGATTTATATTTTGAATATGATGTTATAAAATCAAATAAAGCATATGAAAGAGCTAAAAAATATCAAGCTAAAATAATGATTAGTGATGATGTTAAATATAAAGACCTATTTTTTGCTAAAAATCTTATAACTAATGAAAAAATATACTTTGCTAAAAACGAGGAAGGATTGAGAACTTTATTTGAATTTTTCCTTGAATGTGAGGAACTGGATCGAATAAATGAAGAAGAATTATATGATTTGATAGAAGGTGATGAAGATGAATAA
- the infC gene encoding translation initiation factor IF-3, which translates to MQSDKRKKPASEHYVNNNIPYQKLFLLDSNGEKLGVKSKSEALELAISQKMDLVLISVDPKPIARILDYGKFKYDRKKKQKEIKEKQTNIQNREIRLTPLIGENDLLTKSKKSREFLLKGDRIKVSVKLRGREIGRKDLGITVLERFYATLSDIADKSTEPKLVNERFLDMNLQPNKNKIAKYLKEKKLTENDSE; encoded by the coding sequence ATTCAATCAGATAAAAGAAAAAAGCCAGCTTCTGAGCATTATGTTAATAACAATATTCCATATCAAAAGTTATTTTTACTTGACTCAAATGGTGAAAAACTTGGTGTTAAATCAAAATCAGAAGCACTTGAATTGGCTATAAGTCAAAAAATGGATCTTGTTTTAATAAGTGTAGATCCAAAGCCTATTGCTAGAATTCTAGATTATGGAAAATTTAAATACGATAGAAAGAAAAAGCAAAAAGAAATTAAAGAAAAACAAACAAATATTCAAAATAGAGAAATTCGTTTAACTCCTTTAATTGGTGAAAATGACTTGCTTACTAAAAGTAAAAAATCGCGTGAATTTTTACTTAAAGGAGATCGTATTAAAGTTTCTGTAAAATTAAGAGGACGTGAAATAGGAAGAAAAGACTTAGGAATAACAGTTTTGGAGCGTTTTTATGCAACACTTAGTGATATTGCAGATAAATCAACTGAACCTAAACTGGTTAATGAACGTTTTTTAGATATGAATCTCCAACCAAATAAAAACAAAATCGCTAAATACTTAAAAGAAAAGAAACTCACAGAAAACGATTCAGAATAA
- the whiA gene encoding DNA-binding protein WhiA, which translates to MIRSKSLSFSSKIKKEVLINAKKPLENFYLIKGLVFSNASEGDEFYELNIKNEYIKSKIIAKLQKLNLNFISDQKWKYKILIPKKTFDFNEKIADNEYLTFFFAGVFLGSGSISNKESTSYHLEISSLSQEKSYLIQKKLNSYEFSFHIIKKQQRYVLYIKKIDELLDFLSAIGAKKSWFELQNLKIVRDKENVLNRINNIDFSNLQKIANSSIKHIDNINYIFENNLMDYFNDDQLMFFRLKIENPWLSLNDLVRMQIQQSNTIVSKSGANHWLRKLDKIVKEHKK; encoded by the coding sequence ATGATAAGAAGTAAAAGTTTATCTTTTTCATCAAAGATAAAAAAAGAAGTATTAATAAATGCTAAAAAACCCCTTGAGAACTTTTATTTAATAAAAGGACTCGTTTTTTCCAATGCATCTGAAGGCGATGAGTTTTATGAACTAAATATTAAAAATGAATATATTAAGTCTAAAATAATTGCAAAGTTGCAAAAGTTAAATTTAAATTTTATTTCTGATCAAAAATGGAAATATAAAATTTTAATACCTAAAAAAACATTTGACTTTAATGAAAAAATAGCCGATAATGAATATTTAACATTTTTTTTTGCTGGTGTTTTTTTAGGTTCTGGGAGCATTTCAAATAAAGAGTCAACATCATATCATTTAGAAATTTCTAGTTTATCACAAGAAAAATCTTATTTAATACAAAAAAAATTAAATTCTTATGAGTTTAGTTTTCATATTATCAAAAAACAACAAAGATATGTTTTGTATATTAAGAAAATTGATGAACTTTTAGATTTTTTATCAGCTATAGGTGCTAAAAAATCTTGGTTCGAGTTACAAAACTTAAAAATCGTTAGAGATAAAGAAAATGTTTTGAATCGAATTAATAATATCGATTTTTCCAATTTACAAAAAATTGCCAATAGTTCTATAAAACATATTGATAATATTAATTATATTTTTGAAAATAACTTGATGGATTATTTTAATGATGATCAATTAATGTTTTTTAGATTAAAAATAGAAAATCCATGATTGTCTTTGAATGATCTAGTTAGAATGCAAATTCAACAAAGTAATACAATCGTTTCAAAAAGCGGTGCAAATCATTGGTTAAGAAAGCTTGATAAGATTGTAAAAGAACATAAAAAATAA
- the rpmI gene encoding 50S ribosomal protein L35, protein MPKMKTKSALKKRIKVTGTGKILREQAYRSHLAQNKTTKQKRHARKAVLMSKSDLKRFKALI, encoded by the coding sequence ATGCCAAAAATGAAAACCAAAAGTGCTTTAAAAAAACGTATTAAAGTTACAGGAACTGGTAAGATTTTAAGGGAACAAGCTTACCGTTCTCACTTAGCACAAAATAAAACAACTAAACAAAAACGTCATGCACGTAAAGCTGTATTAATGTCAAAAAGCGACCTTAAAAGATTTAAAGCTTTAATCTAA